In Plasmodium gaboni strain SY75 chromosome 8, whole genome shotgun sequence, one DNA window encodes the following:
- a CDS encoding hypothetical protein (conserved Plasmodium protein, unknown function), with amino-acid sequence MSEEYMEDTHKPFEDEKEINENHSNNHDIINMDDVRNEMKDGFILNKKYEHIESNSGSVCSDKYNVENVIDLKKKKEEDTDSSYYKKTLDDIYDTSDISTDDILSNYNSSENEDSDNNIQMKMINDSFLNEDNRYYGEWSDDIINVLSDDIKKKEKLLEDENKDIFNMKNRYLKLEKYVNIKKKKIKNIKKSIEEKKKIEFDQKEILKCLQVKNMFIKKENKNIKLEREKNNKKIIDTENDITTCEKNIEDIKKELMLKESELNDFINKIKIIQQEEYEIEKIKLSKDKEIQNVSYNLEKYNNQKIEEDKKYEQVKMNNMKFDIELKSIVQEYYDIKKDIKNISNKYKCIINMITCRDKTIYTFEKDYRKTINKQKVLQNKCAHKENLINTQKNKNSILNDEIKKIQFDINKIRKELNEQQITYDQCIIDSDHLNKEYEYEIYEIKEKLQEEKNTLENTLQNLNDTYITMSNNYEESKKEYQKEQLNNIEKNDLIKSTEHILVQLENKLQSLLDEIKNLDLEKFQLTQSLQIIKNDYITLEADVLGTQIKIKQIKSNIKKTEKELERQKEMLYKFDFQTQVLTKKINTISGISTFERKKENQKKILLLEKELHKNEDIYNTLNNEMKRINIEIKNIKIYQNELQEQKVNYKNVYEKLQMEIKSLESTINNEIKEKENIILIELNLKIELDKLKSTFSKHVDNLNICKKKKKENINNAKLSEQDINAHMESLKVIIKNINDEIHKLNIQLYEKKNKCNNLQLKLNSIILCNQTNKEHKDISPNENQHIYYKMKIDQDIINLKNQLKQIDEQIDKENMETKNFQRTLDDILQTNKDFNDNIKSIDPQYKILLKKKNKLNKKWQQINDHINNLETNINDYNKKIKEGDSQLNNIQLQCQDIEEKINKIKENNLKLENNINDLFIKIERASNQLKKNLTPTNNQMKLRNKQIKNHENNISDNNENNNNNNNDNNIDINHEPISLEKQIFKQIQMESLKEKLSLLMECFKTNIDNVIIKEVYNLIETAE; translated from the coding sequence atgagCGAAGAATATATGGAAGATACGCATAAACCCTTTGaagatgaaaaagaaataaatgaGAATCATTCAAATAATCATGATATCATTAATATGGATGATGTTAGAAATGAAATGAAAGATggatttatattaaataagaaatatgaacatataGAGAGTAACAGCGGTTCTGTTTGTAgtgataaatataatgtaGAGAATGTAATAGActtaaaaaagaaaaaagagGAGGATACAGATTcttcatattataaaaaaacattagatgatatatatgacACAAGTGATATATCAACAGATGATATACTTAGTAATTATAATAGTTCTGAGAATGAGGatagtgataataatattcagATGAAGATGATAAATGATAGttttttaaatgaagataataGATATTATGGCGAATGGAGtgatgatattataaatgtattatctgatgatataaagaagaaagaaaaacttttagaagatgaaaataaagatatatttaatatgaaaaatCGTTATTTGaaattagaaaaatatgtaaatattaaaaagaaaaaaataaaaaatatcaaaaagagtattgaagaaaagaaaaaaattgaGTTTGAtcaaaaagaaatattaaaatgtctacaagttaaaaatatgtttataaaaaaagaaaataaaaatatcaaattagaaagagaaaaaaataataagaaaattatagacacagaaaatgatataacCACATGTgagaaaaatatagaagatatcaaaaaagaattaatgCTTAAAGAGAGCGAATTAAatgattttataaataaaataaaaattattcaacaagaagaatatgaaatagaaaaaataaaattatcaaaagataaagaaatacaaaatgtatcatataatttagaaaaatataataaccaaaaaatagaagaagacaaaaaatatgaacaagtaaaaatgaataatatgaaattTGATATAGAACTTAAATCAATAGTACAAgaatattatgatataaaaaaagatattaaaaatatttcaaataaatataaatgtatcATAAATATGATAACATGTAGAGATAAAACTATCTATACATTTGAAAAAGATTATAGAAAAActataaataaacaaaaggttttacaaaataaatgtGCACATAAAGAAAATCTTATAAatacacaaaaaaataaaaatagtattttaaatgatgaaattaaaaaaattcaatttgatataaataaaataagaaaagaATTAAATGAACAACAAATAACATATGATCAATGTATTATAGATTCAgatcatttaaataaagaatatgaatatgaaatatatgaaatcaaagaaaaattacaagaagaaaaaaatactCTAGAAAATACATTAcaaaatttaaatgatacatatataactatgtcaaataattatgaagaatcaaaaaaggaatatcaaaaagaacaattaaataatattgaaaaaaatgatttaataaaatCTACAGAACATATTCTAGTTCaattagaaaataaattacaAAGTTTGTTAgatgaaattaaaaatcTAGATCTAGAAAAATTTCAATTAACTCAATCattacaaataataaaaaatgattatataacattAGAAGCAGATGTTTTAGGTACACAAATCAAaattaaacaaataaaaagtaatattaaaaagacAGAAAAAGAATTAGAAAGACAAAAAGAAATGTTATACAAATTTGATTTCCAGACACAAGTTctaacaaaaaaaataaacacAATCTCAGGTATTAGTACCTttgaaagaaaaaaagaaaatcaaaaaaaaatcttattattagaaaaaGAGTTACacaaaaatgaagatatatataatacattaaataatgaaatgaaaagaattaatatagaaataaaaaatattaaaatatatcaaaatgAATTACAAGAACAAAAAgttaattataaaaatgtatatgaaaaattacAAATGGAAATTAAATCTTTAGAAAGtacaataaataatgaaataaaagaaaaagaaaatattatacttattgaattaaatttaaaaattgaATTAGATAAACTTAAATCAACGTTTTCAAAACATGtagataatttaaatatatgtaaaaaaaaaaaaaaagaaaatattaacaatGCTAAATTATCTGAACAAGATATTAATGCACATATGGAATCTTTAAAAgttatcataaaaaatattaatgatgaaatacataaattaaatatacaactctatgaaaaaaaaaataaatgtaataatCTACAACTAAAATTAAATAGTATTATCTTATGTAACCAAACAAATAAGGAACACAAAGACATTTCTCCTAATGAAAatcaacatatatattataaaatgaaaatcgatcaagatattattaatttaaaaaatcaaTTAAAACAAATAGATGAACAAATTGACAAAGAAAATATGGAAACTAAAAACTTTCAAAGAACATTAGATGATATCCTACAAACAAATAAAGATTTcaatgataatattaaatcTATAGATCCtcaatataaaatattattaaaaaaaaaaaataaattaaataaaaaatggCAACAAATAAATGATCATATCAATAATCTAGAAACTAATATAAAcgattataataaaaaaattaaagaagGAGATTCACAACTCAACAATATACAATTACAGTGTCAAGAtattgaagaaaaaattaataaaattaaagaaaataatttaaagctagaaaataatataaatgatttatttattaaaattgaAAGAGCATCAAATcaattgaaaaaaaatttaacACCTACTAACAATCAGATGAAATTAAGAAATAAGCAAATCAAAAATcatgaaaataatatatcagACAACAACGAAAACaataacaacaataataatgataataatattgatattaATCATGAACCAATTTCTTTGGAAAAACAAATTTTCAAGCAAATACAAATGGAATcattaaaagaaaaattatcTCTACTTATGGAATGTTTTAAAACCAATATTGATAATGTAATTATTAAGGAGGTATATAACCTTATAGAAACAGCAGAATaa